A genomic segment from Paramixta manurensis encodes:
- a CDS encoding phage tail protein translates to MRELTVSEQDLIDFDLLKQGANQWKFRFSVGSPFKCASSKEKAVSYATEAYLKASRDELLTKSQRFDKACREEIESSHTLWGHMDMTKLLTMFEKLGGDTSSLQIAAKREFNSNGGRRTSCAVSAQGARDTAAMRMKLERYIEWRKDHA, encoded by the coding sequence ATGCGTGAGCTAACTGTATCAGAGCAGGATTTAATTGACTTCGATCTGTTAAAGCAGGGCGCTAATCAGTGGAAATTTCGATTTTCCGTTGGCTCTCCATTTAAATGTGCATCCAGCAAAGAAAAAGCGGTGAGTTATGCAACAGAGGCGTACCTGAAAGCCAGCCGCGATGAGTTGTTAACGAAATCTCAGCGTTTTGATAAAGCGTGCAGAGAGGAAATCGAATCATCACATACGCTGTGGGGGCACATGGATATGACTAAATTACTCACAATGTTTGAAAAATTGGGCGGTGATACCTCATCACTGCAAATTGCAGCAAAAAGAGAATTCAACAGCAACGGCGGCCGCCGCACTTCATGTGCTGTTTCTGCGCAGGGAGCGCGTGACACCGCCGCAATGCGTATGAAGCTGG